Proteins encoded together in one Cardiocondyla obscurior isolate alpha-2009 linkage group LG07, Cobs3.1, whole genome shotgun sequence window:
- the LOC139104125 gene encoding cysteine-rich hydrophobic domain-containing protein 2: protein MADFDAIYEEEEENEPHLEERYVAMVPDPIVIRGAGNMTVFGLSNRFESEFPNGLMSRVAPEEFKATVMRVNSVLKKTLPVNVKWLFCGCVCCCCTLGCSLWPVICLSKRTQHSLNKLLEWENSRLYHKLGLHWRLAKQRCDSSSMMEYVLLIEFIPKIPIYRPD, encoded by the exons ATGGCGGACTTCGACGCGATCtacgaggaggaagaggagaacgAGCCGCACCTGGAGGAACGCTACGTCGCGATGGTGCCGGATCCGATCGTAATACGCGGGGCTGGCAACATGACCGT attcgGTCTCAGCAACCGTTTCGAGTCGGAGTTTCCCAACGGCCTCATGTCCCGAGTGGCTCCCGAGGAGTTCAAGGCAACTGTTATGAGAGTGAACAGTGTATTGAAGAAGACTTTGCCCGTTAACGTTAAGTGGTTATTCTGTGGTTGTGTATGCTGTTGCTGTACTCTAGGATGTTCCCTGTGGCCTGTCATTTGCTTGAGCAAGAGG ACTCAGCATTCGTTAAACAAACTGTTAGAGTGGGAAAATAGTAGGCTCTACCACAAACTCGGTTTACATTGGAGGTTGGCAAAACAAAGATGTGACAGCTCCTCCATGATGGAAtat gttcttttaattgaatttattccAAAGATTCCAATCTACAGGCCTGACTAA
- the LOC139104084 gene encoding chymotrypsin-like protease CTRL-1 translates to MDSWSAKAIVFFLIVSASRRNYQPQARSFNSKRIVIDLNNGIITINNQIPVPNTKQMERIAGGSYANEGQFPFMAVVHRLIDGRRVSQCGGTIISERWVLTAGHCVAKYPRRFFVIFGIVDKTGIGYDVNRGPGVSMMTSRAHTHPNYFFSKNDIGLLYMPRDIPFSDKIQPISLAGPKEGKVMANTMAYVVGWGRDGYGPKGTKRLKYALMPLISKRDCVSYWRVDYRNICTEPGLGKNACQGDSGGPLFVTKDNRPMQIGIVSYGDSNCPSGRPGVYTRVAAFSGWIQRVTGVEFE, encoded by the exons ATGGATTCGTGGAGTGCTAAAGCTATCGTGTTTTTCCTTATTGTTTCGGCATCACGTAGAAATTATCAACCACAGGCTCGTAGCTTTAACAGCAAACGGATCGTTATTGATCTCAATAATGGCATCATTACGATCAATAATCAAATCCCCGTGCCGAACA CCAAGCAAATGGAAAGGATAGCCGGCGGAAGTTACGCGAACGAAGGGCAGTTTCCGTTCATGGCTGTGGTACATCGATTGATCGACGGCAGAAGAGTCTCTCAGTGCGGCGGTACTATAATCTCGGAGAGATGGGTGCTGACCGCGGGTCACTGCGTCGCCAAGTACCCGCGACGCTTCTTCGTGATATTCGGGATCGTCGACAAGACCGGGATCGGTTACGACGTGAACCGAGGACCGGGGGTCTCGATGATGACATCCCGGGCTCACACGCATCCTAACTATTTCTTTAGCAAGAACGACATCGGATTGTTATACATGCCGCGCGACATTCCCTTCTCAG ATAAAATTCAACCGATAAGCCTGGCCGGTCCGAAGGAAGGTAAAGTCATGGCCAACACGATGGCCTACGTGGTTGGATGGGGTCGCGATGGCTACGGTCCCAAAGGCACTAAGAGACTTAAATACGCCTTGATGCCTCTGATTTCGAAACGCGACTGTGTTTCGTACTGGAGAGTGGACTACAGAAATATATGCACCGAACCGGGGCTTGGAAAAAACGCGTGTCAG GGTGACAGCGGGGGTCCTCTTTTTGTAACAAAGGACAATCGACCGATGCAAATCGGTATCGTCAGCTACGGAGACTCAAACTGTCCAAGCGGTAGACCCGGAGTGTACACCAGAGTAGCAGCGTTCTCGGGTTGGATTCAACGTGTCACCGGAGTAGAATTCGAATAA